Within the Pseudomonas fulva genome, the region TGCGATCGCAATGGTGGACAAAAAGAGCGTTGTCCACCCTACGCTGGGAGCGGCCGCTTCTGCCTTGAGGCGGCCCAACCCTTCTCGCTACAGCACCTGCCGCAAGAACGCCTGGGCCCGCGGATCCTTCGGCTGGGCGAAGAATTCGGCAGGCGGCGCGTCTTCCAGCAGCTTGCCGTGATCGAAGAACAGCACGCGGTCGGCCACTTCGCGGGCGAAGCCCATCTCGTGGGTGACGCAGACCATGGTCATGCCTTCCACGGCCAGTTGCTTCATCACGTCGAGCACCTCGCCGACCATTTCCGGGTCGAGGGCCGAGGTCGGCTCGTCGAACAGCATGACCTTGGGGTCCATGCACAAGGCACGGGCGATGGCCACGCGCTGCTGCTGGCCGCCGGACAGGCGCGACGGAAACTCACCGGCCTTCTGGCCGATGCCGACCTTGTCGAGCAATGCCCGCGCCTTGGCTTCACGCTCGGCCTTGCCGCGCTTGCGCACCACCTTCTGCGCCAGGCACAGGTTCTCCAGCACGGTCATGTGCGGGAAC harbors:
- a CDS encoding amino acid ABC transporter ATP-binding protein; translation: MIEVRDLIKVFDARGQQVRAVDGVTTQVARGEVLVVIGPSGSGKSTFLRCLNGLEELDEGSVSIDGLDLANPKTDINAYRREVGMVFQHFNLFPHMTVLENLCLAQKVVRKRGKAEREAKARALLDKVGIGQKAGEFPSRLSGGQQQRVAIARALCMDPKVMLFDEPTSALDPEMVGEVLDVMKQLAVEGMTMVCVTHEMGFAREVADRVLFFDHGKLLEDAPPAEFFAQPKDPRAQAFLRQVL